The DNA region CGCAATGTGCACACGTGTAAAAGCGAAAGGTGATGACTGATGACAAGACTGCAGTGTTTCATAAAAAGCTGTAACCCACGCATTTGATACTAAGCACCCATTATTATCTATTTGTCCATCTCACTAAGTGATAGCCAGCTGTGTGTTGCTGCGTGTTATTAAACCTGAGATCTAAACCTAAATACCCCATGCCATGGCTTTCTTTGCATGCCCTTGCTGTTGGTGTGAATGTACCCAGccccctctctgcctcccctTCACCCTTGAGAATGATGTGACCTTCTCAAAGCGAAACTCTTGGTCCCAGTCCCAAGCCACAGCAGGCACGGAGAGTCGAGATGCATACTAACAAGGTTGAGGGTCCTTTCTCAAACTAGTGGGCCTCACAACCTCTGTATAAGAAGAGAATGCTGATAATTTAGCTTGGATACAGCCAAATAGCAATAAGAGAATTTTGTGAGCTCAGGTTTAtcacaaaaacagagataaacTATTTAGTATACAGTCCCTTTAATAGACACTCAGCCTGGcctttatcttttcttttatctttagAAATGAACACCACACATAAAAAAAGGGACAGTGAATTCATCCCAAAGGCATTAGCTGGTGCCTTTCACATGTCATTTGACTCTTTTTCACTGGATGTCAGATCTAAAAGCAGTAGCATTATTAAGCAGGGGAGTGACCCGGCTGTAAGCTCAGCTAACACTAAGCCATCGTTCAGGCTGTGTTCCAGCCATCCTGGATGACGAGTGCTCAGTAAAAATCCCCACCTTTAGCTTTTTAGCTGGACCGACCGGATAGCAGTTGCCGTctttaaacaattaaatgacTCATAAAAAGGTACTTCAAACACTCACACGTGTGCCATGACCTGCAACAGTATCTAGCCCCCTTTATCTTTTACCAcaatttgtaaaaaacaaagttgatgAAATTACAATTTGTTAATGATGTACACATTGTTAACCATAATATGGAAGCAGTACAGTTGAGGGTTTTACTAAAATTCTTTCTTCTGCCATCTTGAGATGTTCTTTGCAACTTGACTGGATTTCAACTGTGGGCAATACAACTGATTATGACAGCAGAAACTCTGTGAAGAATGTGAAAAATTCAGAGATGCTGAGCGTGTACAGACTAGAGGTGTCAGAAAAGACTGTACACAAAACTGTACACACTGCCAGGAAATGTTTCTGCAAAGCACGGACTAGACTGAATTTACATTGagattttgtattgtattttattaactatgagaaaaatttaaattttcatttccttttcattctgaaaatatattatatcattcAGTTGGCAACACAAAAAAGCAGAGCAATGCAACCAAATACGATACTTCCTGAACACACTACAACTATCGAGCTGACATTTACTAATACTGCTACAATATCAGCATTCATACAGAAAGCTATTCCAGATGTCAGAACGACTGACTAAAGCTAACATCATGAAGCCATTATAACATTTAACGTGAGCGCTGCCTGTCTGATGGGTCTGTAGATTTATAACAATTAGTGTATGATTGCAGATACGCCATTGAGATTACCATAAAAACATCCAAATATGAAAACTCCAGGACAGCAGACATCATTTCAGAGCAGTGTTGATAACTTACTCATTTGCCTGTCGCCGTAGCTGATGGCTTCTGCTAGAGGGCTCCATCCCTGCGCATTCTTTATCTTTACAGGAGCGTTATGGGCCAGCAGTAGGAGGGCACattctgaaagaaaaacacaaaaaatgatcAGAGACAAATGTGATTATGTCTACATTGTTGTCAATTCTGTGTATTGTCACCACATTTCATTCTGTTgttgttcatgttgttttgagCTGCCATGCCAAATACAAAAGGTAAATGTTAAGATTTTAATATTAACTTTGTAACAGAGCCTAGATAAAAGATGTCCATGTTTAAACAGACTACTGATCTTTATGTAATGACAAACTTAACACTCATTATGCATATTTTTCAGTACATTCAGATCATTCATTGAGGTCAGCATCAACAATAGTACCAGCAACTACTACTTCTGTactggaagagggatccctgctctgttgtatttctatttctcaCCTCTTTTCCCTGCTAGTTTTTGCTTTATGGTGTTGTTCGGTGTTGGAATTAAgtgtctaaggatagagggtgtcggATGTTGTACAGATTAGAAGCCCcatgaggcaaatttgtgattttgggcaatataaatataactgacTTGACTATTCTGCACTGCAAAACCAAGTATCGCTGTCCTTATAAATTAGCTGCACTGCATGCAATCAGTAATCTACGTGAATTTCTCTAAGCGTAACTACTGTGTTATACCGACAGTATGTTATCACAACACTGCAGAGGTCAGATAAGACATGCTGAGTGCAGCAGGAGTTTGGAGGCTACTCCAAAAAAGGAAGGAGAACTGACGTGCTTTAAAAAGGGCCTTTAATGAGGACGCCAAATACTCTTTCAGTAAAGACTCATTATGACAGATGCAAGGCCATGGGAGAACAGcagattttgtgtattttcctgGGCTCAAACTGAGAATGGTAGATTACCTTCTGAGAagctttttgttcattttggttAATCCTGTATGACAATAGGCTGTTATGATTAAAAAccagttcaaaacattttattactcTATCAGCTTTACCTTTGTGGCCCAGCATCACAGCCAGGTGAAGAGGTGTGTTCCCTGAAAGAGAGGCATGTTAGATGATCCCCTGAGTAcatataaatattcatatttgaatGAATAATTCCACATGTGATCAGAGGTACCTGCTACGTAATGCATTTTAACAAATTACTTAAAAATCAAACTGCAATAGAAGAAAGCTTACCATGTACATCTTTCTGGGAGATGCTATGGGTCCTGATGAGAGAGGAGAGCCGACGCACATCTGCCTTGAACACGCACTCGTGAACAGGGAACTCCAAGTCCTCACTTGTCAGGATTATTGAATTCTTGTTGTTGTCATTGACAATGGTGCCAATTGAGGATGAATTGCCGTTAATGTTGTTGGCAttgagctgctgttgctgctgcagtacTGAGGTTTTGGCTGATTTCTGAAAAGCCTTGTTGGATTTGAAATGGTTACTGGTACCGTTAGGGATAGTCCCGTTTGAGGTCTCATCGTAGGTTTCCATTATTTcgtcatttttgtttgatttgttgtggTCCTTTCGCATGGTGCGTATCTTCTCACCTGTCATGATGACTAACGTTAGCGTACGTTAACGTTACCAGGCTAACTAATTAACTTGCTGGGCTACAGGCTGGTAAAGATGTAGTACAAATCAGAGAGCAAGTCAGCATAAGCAATATCCGTAAATATGATTTCAAATGAGCTTCCTAGCAATTTAAGACAACAGCGACGCTTTCTCGTAGCTGGCTGCTATCTGTTATTTAAATAACGCTAACGTTACACCTGCTGTCCAGATTCAGAGCCAACATTAGCGTTACCTCCCAGtaaatgttagctagctagcccaCAATAATAATGAATATGGTGGGTGCGGcgatgaaaacagaaaataattctAAACATAACAGAACACACACGCACTAAATCAACATACACTTAAGAAAATGAACGATTATCAAACGACTACATCATTGTCTCGTCCACCGCTCCTTGGATATACGTTTTACAATGGTATCGATTCAGTTTGCTTTGCGGCAAAATTCAGTCAGACGGGAAGGTACGAAAAGCCATCTGAGCTAACATCTCTGTTAGCTTGCTGCCTGCGACAAATCTCGCGAGATTATTCTACAATCCACAGTTTGAGCGCGAGTTCCTGCAGATGCGTCATCTTCATGAGACGGACTTTTAGTTCATCGCAAGTGGCTCGCTAGTTAACAAGCTGCGTTGTTTTGAagaatggcaacctcgaagaagGGGAAGAAAGTTGTCAATCAGGAGGAACTCCGGCGCTTGATGAGggaaaaacaaaggcaaacaacaGACAAGAAACGCATCGAGTCTCCTTTTGCTAAATACAACAGTCTCGGGCACCTCAGTTGTGTCCTGTGCAATGTGCAGGTGAAGTCCGAACTACTATGGCCAGCTCATGTTCTTGGAAAACAGCACAAAGAGAAAGTTGCCGAGCTGAAGGGAGGAAAGAGTCAACCAGTGACACCACAAAGTCAACCAGTGAAGAGAAGAGCACCGGACAACGAGGACGTTAACTGGAAACGGGCGAAACCTTCGTCGGGCGCAGGTCAGTCTGCCTCAGGGCTGCCAGGAGATTTCTTTGAGAAACCCAGCGAAAATGAAGCTGTTTCTACTCAAAGGTCTGCAGGTCTGAGTCTGTTGGCTGGAGTTTATGATGAGGACGATGGTGAAGAAGGTGCTGAAGAAGCAGGTCAGGCAGGAACCTCAAACCCCCCTCCTGAAAAGGCTGAAGCTGCCGGACTACCAGCTGATTTCTTTGACAGCTCCATCCCATCCACGCCCGCCATCTCCCATTCAGGATCCATCCTCAAAGCAGATGTGCAGGAGAAAAGCGCAGAAAAGAAAGATAACACAGCCGAGGCCCTGCCGGAGGGCTTCTTCGACGATCCTGTAAGAGATGCCAAAGTGCGCAACGTCGACGCACCTAAAGATCAAATGGACAAGGAGTGGGAAGAGTTTCAAAAGGAGATACGACAGGTGAACACAAAATCAGAGGCCATCGTGGCGGAAGACGACGAGGAGGGCCGCCTTGAACGTCAGATTGACGAAATTGATGAACAAATTGAGTGTTACAAGAGGGTTGAAGTCCTGAGAGACAAGCGGGATGTGGTGAAGAGCAAGCCTCTGCCCAGAAAGGATGAACGTATGGAGACAGATGCTAGcaatgaggaggaagaggaggacgaagaAGAGCTGCTGGGACTTTTGTCCCGGGACTGGAGGGCTAAAGGGGCATTAGCCTAAGTTGCTCTAGAGCTCATGTTACTGTGATGTGTGACAGACCTCAGTTTTGTCCAGAATGCTGGTAAAACGGGTCTTAGAGGAGGGAGAAGTCTGTCAGCAATCCAACAATTGTAAATATGTTCATTAAAAGatctttttgtgtttcagaCTGGATTAAATACGATGCAGTGACGTGCAACATTCTTGTAAAACATTGTTTAGTGCCACTGGAAGACAAGGGTTCCCTGTTCATGACTTAAAACACAAGAGATGGACCACAAACCAAACCTTTAactatgtttttattcattggtgctcacacaaaaacacattcataaaatCTCTCATGTACAGTAGCAGCATGGATCCAAGATCTATGTCATGATGGCCAAAGCTGTTACAATTTGAGTTCAACTAACCATTGTCCTGCAAAAACAAGAAGTCTGCTATGTTAAGTTTATAAATAATTTGTTCATTATAAGAAACATGCAAAGCACAATagttatttaaaaactgtacaATGTTGAGATTAAGACTGTAAAGCAAATTTTACCAACCCAACCTCCATCACAACATAATTTGTTGAGAATACATTTAAACCATTTTTACAGAGTACAGCAATGAATATGACAAATTAGTTTTGTAAATATACCATTATTAGGCCcataaaaatggaataaaatgaaTCAAGTAAAGAGTGATGGTCAGTGCTTCTTATACTACCTGTTACACATTGTGAGCTAGGAGTGCCTTCTGTCTACTGCAACTCTGAACAAGCAATATCTGTCATTTTGTTATTGCTACATATGCCTCACAAGTTACCACTTCAAAATTCTTTCTGAATGATTCAAAGTGTTCATAGCCCTTCAAAACTTGTAGAAttgaaaactacaaaaaacaagctaaaatacagaaatgtacagATGGATTACACACACGATCACAATCAAAATGTAGCAACTAACTGAagataaatgagaaaaaaaaacacactgaacagaaaGAAATCTGAAACTTTGTTTACCTTAGCTGAAATTGTGTTTCAGTTAAGTTAGGAATCtgtctaaaaacaaaacaaaagacacaaacattCTGTTTCTAGTAGTCGTTTGTAAACATTCATAAAATTGTATCTCAGGTTCTATAAATATGGTTCAGGTGAGTTGTATCAGGTGTTTGTGTTGATGGGTGGGGACATCTACAATAGACTGACAATTACAGCCTCCAGAGAAGCTAAATACACAAATGTTACATCAAGATGAGAGattggttgaaaaaaaaaaaaaacccaggtGCAGGAAAACAGCAAGTCTGACAACTGAGGGTGGAAAATGGGATCCAAAATAATTCACAACACTTATTTCCACGTTTTATTTCATATAAACCATGGGATTTGCTAAAATAAACGGAATATTCTGCATACAGGAACGTATATGGATTAACTTTAAAATTTAAGCATATTTTTTGTGGACGAGGTTGTGTTGAAATGGACTGGGGAGGGGGAGTGAGTAGGGGGGCATGCCAGCGCCACTGTTCCACAATCAGTATGATAAATAGAGTTCACAAAAGTGCAGCAATTACAGAAAAGGGTCGGGATCTCCGAACCCCCAGACCCCGCTGGGTAGTCAATACTGTTCACTGCTGTCAGTGATAATGTGCTCACAAACCTACAGCAGCTCTCAGCTCCATCAGGGAGTACCTCTGGTCCCCGTCATTGTCAAAACACTCCATGGTACGAGCACTAGGAGTTGATGTTCCAAATACTTTGCTCAGGGCATGGTAGGTCAGTCCAAGTGAATTACGTCCAATGCCTGCCTGCTGGAAGATGTCCTCCAAGTCTGTGAAAAGAATAATTTTATTCAGAAACATGCAACACCAGGTTTGCCTATGAGGGCACTTCGCAAAATTGAAAATATCCATACTATTCACAATAAAATTTGTAGcctttaaagcaatagttcaacatcTTGGGAAATACGCCTTtgcatttgctttcttgccaagagattgataccactttacatctgtctgttaaatatgaagttacagttTAGCTGCTGGGTTagcaaagactggaaatgggggaaacagctagcctggctctgtgcaaaggttaaaaaaaaatcctctgccagcagctctaaagctcactactGAAAACACGCGATTTGTTtgaacatacaaaaaaaaaaaaggaagacgACAAGTTAAGGTTTTTACAGGGGTTTTGTGTGCCGAGCATTTCTTGGCttggagcagtaacttcctgaagtctggtcttcactgtgaggttgccaggcaaccagtggagacttcATATATcatagccttatatttaatggacagacacaCGAGTGGTTTAGatctcccaaaatgtcaaactattcctttaatgaatGCTGTGATATGGAACATTGGAGTGGTGGTGTGCACCTTTCAGAGAACTGACACCAGGCAGGACCACCCTCTTTGGGCATGCTGTCTCAGCATTTCTCTTAGAGCGGTTTGGAGTTAAGAAGCGTGGACGTCTGCTTGTTTGAGGCTCTGTCAGTAGTGTGGAAAATAAAacgagaaaaaaatataaaaaatgtaacataaGGAAAAGAAAACCACTGTAATAAACTGCTTTATCCTACACTGTACCTTGCACACCCCCAGGTGTTGCTTTGGTTGTAATAGCTTCGTTCACCAACTCATTTGCTGGACTTTCACTGGTGATTGCCAGTTGAGCTGCTGCGTCATTGTCCTTTGACTGTAAACCAGATGGaagataaaatgtaaaatgcattaaGTTGCTGTATACTCTCTAggtcagtgattcccaaccaggggtacgTCTGCAGTTGCTTGggggttgaaatagttagctaaaagtaatggatgaaTGGTTAAAATAG from Siniperca chuatsi isolate FFG_IHB_CAS linkage group LG13, ASM2008510v1, whole genome shotgun sequence includes:
- the znf830 gene encoding zinc finger protein 830; amino-acid sequence: MATSKKGKKVVNQEELRRLMREKQRQTTDKKRIESPFAKYNSLGHLSCVLCNVQVKSELLWPAHVLGKQHKEKVAELKGGKSQPVTPQSQPVKRRAPDNEDVNWKRAKPSSGAGQSASGLPGDFFEKPSENEAVSTQRSAGLSLLAGVYDEDDGEEGAEEAGQAGTSNPPPEKAEAAGLPADFFDSSIPSTPAISHSGSILKADVQEKSAEKKDNTAEALPEGFFDDPVRDAKVRNVDAPKDQMDKEWEEFQKEIRQVNTKSEAIVAEDDEEGRLERQIDEIDEQIECYKRVEVLRDKRDVVKSKPLPRKDERMETDASNEEEEEDEEELLGLLSRDWRAKGALA